ATCCGTTATAAGTTCTTGAGGCTGCTTAGAACATTTTTATCCTATGGATGAGAATAAGGAGGAAGCGCTTTTGAAACTCGGTAGCAAGATCAGGGAGATCCGCGAGTCAAAGGGGCTTTCTCAAACCCAATTGGCCTATAAGATTGGGAAAGATCAGCCATCGATCAATCGCCTGGAGAAAGGTAGGATTAATCCTAGCTATGTGTATCTGTTAGAGGTTTCCAGTGGATTGGAAATCACGATAGCTGAGTTGTTGTCCTAAAAGATGAGACCACACTCAATTGAATAGAGATATCCCTAAAACAATATTTATGGACAGAGCCATATTAAGTTTTCAAAATATTTTGATTAACTTGACAATGGTTGGTTTAGCCGTAGCTCTGAAGGAGTTGCGGCTTTCGTTTTTTTCATGGAACCGGATTGGATCTAAAACGTACTGACCCAATAAGTCTTTATGACTTGCATCTCACATTTTGATGGACATCCTGTGGGAAGGGTGTAGCTATAGGCCAAGTACTTGGCGATTGTTCTACAAAGGAAATTGAATCAGGCCCTCTGATTCAGTCGAAAGCATAGCTTTTGATCTCTTGTTGAATGTGTTGTGAGCTTAACACAATCATTGTTTAACTAAGAGAATTAAAATCATGAAATTTCAGTATGCTAGTGATCTCCATCTGGAGTTTGAAAATAACCACTACTTTTTGACACAGGTCAATAACCTGAAGCCAGTAACTCCATACCTGATTTTAGCAGGAGACATAGACAACATCATTCATCGTCAAGTAACCAGAGATAGCTACTTTGAGTGGCTGTCCAAAAATTGGGAACAAGTCTATATTATTCCAGGTAACCATGAATGGTATATGAATGAAGATGTCTCTCAGGCATTTGATATTGATCTGGAGATCTGTCCCAATGTCCGATACCTCAATCATCAAAAGGTTCATATCGAAGGAGTAGATTTTTATTTCACTACACTATGGTCGATGGTTAGACATCATATGATTAACCATTACATTGCCGATTTTCGTAGCTGTAAATATGTCGGTGAGCGCTATACTTATAAGCATCATGATGAGCTTCATCAAAGGGCTGTAAAATGGCTCAGTACTGAGCTGAATAAGGAAAAAACAAATCCTAGAGTAGTGGTGTCACATTTTGTGCCATGTCCACAAACTGATGGCTATCCAAAGGGGTCTAATTCGCTCATCGGCCCAATCATTAAAAGATACTTTACAGCGGATTTATCTGTGAGAATCGAAGGGTGGGACATCGACTACTGGATTTATGGCCACAACCACTGGGATAAAGATATCGATGCTTTAGGTACAAAATTCAGATCTAATCAACTAGGCTATGTCTTTCAAATGGAACATCGTGGATTTGACTTTGCCAAGACTATTGAAATCCCAACCCAGAACTAATAAAGTATGATTAAGACAGCAGAAGTGTGGATATGGGAAACCTTTGTAGGTGCTATTCACTGGGATGAGAAAAGACAACTGGCAAGATTCCAATACGATTCGAAATTTCAGGAAAAGGGATGGGATTTGTCCCCATTCAAAATGCCAATAAGTCAGGGAATAAGAACATATGAATTTCCTGAATTAAGGAAGGGTGAGAATAGCCAAGATGATACCTATCGAGGACTACCAGGTCTGTTCGCGGATTGCTTGCCTGATCGGTTCGGAACGCAGCTGATGGATATTTGGCAAGAAAGAAATGGCAAGATGAATTCCATAGAGCAACTCTGCTTTATCGGAAATCGAGGAATGGGAGCTTTGGAGTATCGCCCTGCAGATGATAAAAACGATGATAGTAATGCTATCCTGGAGATTGACCGCTTGGTAGAGGTGGGGCATATGGCTTTGCATCGAATGAGTTTGAATGCCAGGGAGGAAGAGTTTCTGGAGCAATGGATTAGAATTGGGACTTCTGCAGGAGGAGCCAGACCTAAGGCAGTCATAGCCTACAATGAACGAACAGGGGAGATTAAGACAGGACATGGGGCTATGGATCCTAGTTTCGAACCCTGGTTGATCAAGTTCGATGGAGTAAGCGGTGCACAGTTTGGCGAGAGCCTGGGCTGGGGACAGGTAGAGTATGCCTACTATCTGATGGCTAAAGAATGTGGTATAGATATGATGGAGTGTCAAACCATCCATGATGGGAAAAGGGTGCACTTCATGACCAAGCGCTTCGACCGTGGTATCAACAATGAGAAACATCACACCCAGACGCTATGTGCCATGCAGCACTATGACTACAACCGACTTCAGGCCTTTAGCTATGAGCAACTATTCGAAACGATAACTGATCTAGGCCTTACCGATCAAGAAAAAGAACAGATGTTTAGGCGAATGGTATTCAATGTCATAGCGACTAACTATGATGATCATACCAAGAACTTTGCCTTTAGGCTGAAGAAGGGAGGGCGCTGGGAATTGACTCCAGCTTATGATGTTTGCTATGCTTATGATCCAACCAACAATTGGGTCAATCAACAAACCCTTAGTGTCAATGGGAAACATTCAGGCATAAGTAAAGCAGATCTGATGACAATAGCCTATACCAATAACATCAATAGAGGGGAAGAAATCATTGATCAGATCATTAGGGTAGTGAAGGGGTGGAGTGACTTTGCCACAAAGGTTGAGGTGGATGAAAAGAAGAAAAAGGAGATTAGAAGGAATCTGAATTTACTGTGAGTCCTTCCTGACTTTTTGTACAAATGGAAGAGCTATTTTGATTTTTCTACGATTCGCAGGGTGGGCTGGGATGTTTGCTGTCGATACATTAGTTTGGTAGCACCAAGCAGGTCAGCAACCTGCTTCCCGCAGCAAGTATTTGAGAAAGAGTTAAAAAGAAATAATGGGAACTGTTCTCATTATCCATTAAAATAGTAGGTACAATGCGTACAGTGCGTATTGTGCAAATATCGGTAATTCACTACGATGATTAACTTTT
This is a stretch of genomic DNA from Reichenbachiella ulvae. It encodes these proteins:
- a CDS encoding type II toxin-antitoxin system HipA family toxin, with amino-acid sequence MIKTAEVWIWETFVGAIHWDEKRQLARFQYDSKFQEKGWDLSPFKMPISQGIRTYEFPELRKGENSQDDTYRGLPGLFADCLPDRFGTQLMDIWQERNGKMNSIEQLCFIGNRGMGALEYRPADDKNDDSNAILEIDRLVEVGHMALHRMSLNAREEEFLEQWIRIGTSAGGARPKAVIAYNERTGEIKTGHGAMDPSFEPWLIKFDGVSGAQFGESLGWGQVEYAYYLMAKECGIDMMECQTIHDGKRVHFMTKRFDRGINNEKHHTQTLCAMQHYDYNRLQAFSYEQLFETITDLGLTDQEKEQMFRRMVFNVIATNYDDHTKNFAFRLKKGGRWELTPAYDVCYAYDPTNNWVNQQTLSVNGKHSGISKADLMTIAYTNNINRGEEIIDQIIRVVKGWSDFATKVEVDEKKKKEIRRNLNLL
- a CDS encoding metallophosphoesterase, which gives rise to MKFQYASDLHLEFENNHYFLTQVNNLKPVTPYLILAGDIDNIIHRQVTRDSYFEWLSKNWEQVYIIPGNHEWYMNEDVSQAFDIDLEICPNVRYLNHQKVHIEGVDFYFTTLWSMVRHHMINHYIADFRSCKYVGERYTYKHHDELHQRAVKWLSTELNKEKTNPRVVVSHFVPCPQTDGYPKGSNSLIGPIIKRYFTADLSVRIEGWDIDYWIYGHNHWDKDIDALGTKFRSNQLGYVFQMEHRGFDFAKTIEIPTQN
- a CDS encoding helix-turn-helix domain-containing protein encodes the protein MDENKEEALLKLGSKIREIRESKGLSQTQLAYKIGKDQPSINRLEKGRINPSYVYLLEVSSGLEITIAELLS